From a single Rhodococcus qingshengii JCM 15477 genomic region:
- a CDS encoding MDR family MFS transporter, translating into MSTREAATVEPDGTHTDTEASPDKRSIILVFVGLMITMLLASLDQMIFSTALPTIVGELNGVNHMVWVTTAYILASTVMMPVYGKLGDLIGRKGLFIGAISIFIVGSVIGGLSHDMTTLIAGRAVQGLGGGGLILLSQAIIADVVPARQRGRYMGAMGGVFALASVAGPLLGGWFTEGIGWRWAFWINIPLGLLAIASAMAFLHLRKPNLGKPRIDYLGMVLVATAATCLILFTTWGGNTYAWGSAVIIGLIVGCVVTAVAFVFVEKRADEPVIPMHLFAQRNFVLTTVAGLIIGIAMFGALAYLPTYIQMVTGKNATEAGLMMIPMMAGLLVASIGSGQLVSKTGRYKIFPIVGTSIVAVALVLLSRLTPSTSLLVFGCYIALMGIGLGLVMQILILIVQNTFPAAEVGTATASNNFFRQIGASLGSAIVGSLFASRLTNLLAERLPANGGAVGGDENSLTPGILWKLPSQVREIIVGAYNDALAPIFLYLVPLVIAAVVLLLFVKEKPLATTIDRSAPPLE; encoded by the coding sequence ATGTCCACTCGAGAAGCTGCGACCGTCGAGCCCGACGGCACGCATACCGACACCGAGGCCTCGCCGGACAAACGGTCGATCATCCTCGTTTTTGTCGGGCTGATGATCACGATGCTTCTGGCTTCGCTCGACCAGATGATCTTCAGTACCGCTTTGCCCACCATCGTGGGCGAATTGAACGGCGTCAACCACATGGTCTGGGTGACGACGGCATACATCCTCGCCTCGACCGTCATGATGCCGGTGTACGGAAAACTCGGTGACCTGATCGGCCGCAAGGGCCTCTTCATCGGCGCCATCAGCATTTTCATCGTCGGTTCGGTGATCGGCGGTCTGTCCCACGACATGACCACACTCATCGCTGGTCGAGCCGTGCAGGGACTCGGCGGCGGCGGATTGATCCTGCTGTCCCAGGCGATCATCGCCGACGTCGTCCCCGCCAGGCAACGCGGCCGGTACATGGGTGCGATGGGCGGGGTGTTCGCACTGGCTTCGGTTGCCGGTCCCCTACTCGGCGGCTGGTTCACCGAGGGCATCGGTTGGCGTTGGGCCTTCTGGATCAACATCCCCCTAGGCCTACTCGCCATCGCGAGCGCGATGGCATTTCTGCACCTGCGGAAGCCGAACCTCGGCAAGCCTCGCATCGACTATCTGGGCATGGTTCTCGTCGCGACGGCAGCGACGTGTCTGATCCTGTTCACGACCTGGGGCGGAAACACCTACGCCTGGGGATCGGCCGTCATCATCGGGTTGATCGTCGGCTGCGTCGTGACGGCAGTGGCTTTTGTCTTCGTCGAAAAGCGTGCCGACGAACCGGTGATTCCGATGCACCTGTTCGCTCAGCGCAACTTCGTGTTGACCACCGTCGCCGGCCTGATCATCGGAATCGCCATGTTCGGTGCGCTCGCCTACCTGCCGACCTACATCCAAATGGTGACAGGCAAGAACGCCACCGAAGCTGGATTGATGATGATTCCCATGATGGCGGGCCTGCTCGTCGCCTCCATCGGGTCCGGCCAGCTGGTCAGCAAGACCGGCCGCTACAAGATCTTCCCCATCGTCGGAACATCCATCGTCGCTGTTGCTCTGGTCCTGCTCTCACGTCTGACGCCGTCGACCTCACTGCTGGTCTTCGGTTGCTACATCGCACTCATGGGTATCGGACTCGGCCTCGTCATGCAGATCTTGATCTTGATCGTGCAGAACACCTTCCCCGCGGCCGAAGTGGGAACGGCCACCGCGTCGAACAACTTCTTCCGCCAGATCGGTGCGTCGTTGGGCAGCGCGATCGTGGGCAGCCTGTTCGCCTCGCGTCTGACCAATCTCCTGGCCGAGCGACTCCCGGCGAATGGCGGCGCGGTCGGTGGTGACGAGAACTCCTTGACCCCGGGAATCCTCTGGAAGTTGCCGAGCCAGGTTCGCGAGATCATCGTCGGTGCATACAACGACGCGCTGGCGCCGATCTTCCTGTACCTCGTCCCCTTGGTCATCGCGGCGGTTGTCCTGTTGCTCTTCGTCAAGGAGAAGCCCCTCGCGACGACGATCGATCGCTCGGCGCCCCCGCTCGAGTAG
- a CDS encoding TetR/AcrR family transcriptional regulator encodes MGTETLGLRERKRIATRQLIEHTAVELVLDLGYDEVTVEKICEACNLSTRTFFNYFPTKDAAIGGLMLVVPSETTMLTLIGEHPDDPLRGALAVFEAAMQIVDERTDLLAHRRELFERHPTLLQQHLATFHDLEDTLTRILTRELSNRTEYRRLHSDTAAADEATATVITAGAAMRYVFRKWQNSERASPRTDLLDPALLLMARILRSES; translated from the coding sequence ATGGGAACCGAAACTCTCGGATTGCGCGAACGAAAACGAATTGCGACGAGGCAGCTGATCGAGCACACCGCCGTCGAACTCGTTCTCGACCTGGGCTATGACGAAGTGACCGTCGAGAAAATCTGCGAAGCCTGCAATCTGTCGACCCGCACGTTCTTCAACTACTTCCCCACCAAGGACGCAGCGATCGGTGGGCTCATGCTCGTCGTGCCAAGTGAGACGACCATGCTCACGCTCATCGGCGAGCACCCGGACGATCCGCTGCGCGGCGCTCTCGCGGTATTCGAGGCGGCGATGCAAATCGTCGACGAGCGAACCGATCTGCTCGCGCATCGACGCGAATTGTTCGAGCGTCATCCCACGCTGTTGCAACAACATCTGGCCACCTTCCACGATCTTGAAGACACGCTCACCCGGATCCTCACGCGGGAGTTGTCGAACAGAACCGAGTATCGCCGCCTGCACTCGGACACAGCCGCTGCCGACGAAGCCACAGCAACGGTCATCACCGCAGGCGCCGCGATGCGTTACGTCTTCCGAAAATGGCAGAACAGTGAACGGGCAAGCCCCAGAACAGATTTGCTCGATCCGGCACTACTCCTGATGGCTCGAATACTGAGGTCCGAGAGCTGA
- a CDS encoding zinc ribbon domain-containing protein YjdM encodes MEDTLPPCPECAGEYTYEMGALMVCPSCAHEWAPTDSAGEDLGVVKDAVGNILADGDTVTVVKTLKVKGSPTGIKSGTKVRNIRLVQGVGDHDIDCKVDGIGPMQLKSSVVKKV; translated from the coding sequence GTGGAAGACACCTTGCCCCCTTGCCCTGAATGCGCCGGCGAATACACCTACGAGATGGGCGCGTTGATGGTCTGCCCGTCCTGCGCGCACGAGTGGGCGCCGACCGATAGTGCCGGCGAGGACCTGGGTGTAGTGAAAGATGCCGTAGGCAACATTCTTGCGGACGGCGACACGGTGACGGTCGTCAAGACGCTCAAGGTGAAGGGCAGTCCGACCGGCATCAAGTCAGGTACGAAAGTTCGCAACATCCGCCTTGTTCAGGGTGTTGGTGACCACGACATCGACTGCAAGGTCGACGGCATCGGACCGATGCAATTGAAGTCGAGCGTCGTCAAGAAGGTGTGA
- a CDS encoding ABC transporter substrate-binding protein, with product MPNSICLAPALDNTALDTEEQWKRIVDALTRRGFLGAGLGAAAATLLAACSSDENGLESGGLVTVQDETGSVEIPSDPQRMVIAHVSAMATVLDLGVPPEKIVGGFFGLEGVSGDAVLRTMPEAANIPNLGTAGTWNKEAIIGASPDLIVMLLTAGNAYAAKSYDELSATGVPVFAGFNGYLTWAEMKKLVTSMGVAVRREDAAAELNARTEDRLLAIKDRLSALGSLPSVTLLRTGENGVVYNQVDALLDALGFPGDRATSEEFTRTLTAEELDQVTSDVIIVGAFQDQQDVRAQLAMNPLWERLPAVRSGNVHYVDDSLWGSGYSPRATELRLDDIERIFS from the coding sequence GTGCCGAACTCGATCTGCCTGGCGCCCGCACTCGATAACACCGCACTCGATACAGAGGAGCAGTGGAAACGCATCGTCGATGCGCTGACGCGCAGGGGTTTCCTCGGCGCCGGGCTCGGTGCCGCGGCCGCGACCTTGCTGGCAGCGTGCAGCAGTGACGAAAATGGCTTGGAGTCAGGCGGTCTCGTCACGGTGCAGGACGAGACGGGCAGTGTCGAGATCCCTTCGGATCCGCAGCGAATGGTCATCGCCCATGTCAGCGCCATGGCGACGGTGCTCGACCTCGGTGTGCCGCCGGAGAAGATCGTCGGCGGCTTCTTCGGTCTCGAGGGTGTGAGCGGTGACGCGGTGTTGCGCACGATGCCGGAGGCTGCGAACATCCCGAACCTCGGCACGGCGGGGACGTGGAACAAGGAAGCGATCATCGGCGCGTCGCCGGATCTGATCGTCATGCTCCTGACCGCCGGAAATGCTTATGCGGCAAAGTCCTACGACGAACTCTCCGCGACTGGTGTTCCAGTATTCGCCGGCTTCAACGGGTACCTCACGTGGGCCGAGATGAAGAAGTTGGTCACCTCGATGGGCGTCGCGGTCCGACGCGAAGACGCGGCGGCCGAATTGAACGCGCGAACGGAAGACCGACTCTTGGCAATCAAGGATCGACTCTCCGCCCTCGGTTCGTTGCCGTCGGTGACCCTCCTCCGCACCGGCGAGAACGGTGTCGTCTACAACCAGGTCGACGCTCTTCTCGACGCCCTCGGTTTCCCCGGCGATCGAGCTACATCGGAGGAGTTCACGCGCACACTCACAGCGGAGGAACTCGATCAGGTGACCAGCGACGTGATCATCGTGGGTGCATTCCAGGACCAGCAGGACGTCCGCGCGCAGTTGGCAATGAACCCGCTCTGGGAGCGTCTTCCCGCTGTCCGCTCGGGGAACGTCCATTACGTCGACGACAGCCTGTGGGGCTCGGGCTATTCTCCTCGCGCCACCGAGCTGCGACTCGACGACATCGAGCGGATCTTCAGCTGA
- a CDS encoding DUF1622 domain-containing protein, with amino-acid sequence MDKIRFFELVTEWFEVLGVVAMVLGFVFAFVIAGRAWSRTRDGSSAFRTLRETMGAVILLGLEILVAADLVKTVTSSPSLTDAAVLGMIVLIRTVLSLSIQIEIDGVLPWRKALVSSPELLVRAARGSGGRTTPDASSS; translated from the coding sequence ATGGACAAAATCAGGTTCTTCGAGCTGGTCACCGAATGGTTCGAGGTACTCGGTGTTGTCGCCATGGTTCTCGGGTTCGTGTTCGCATTCGTGATCGCGGGGCGCGCATGGAGTCGAACGCGGGACGGTAGTTCGGCGTTTCGTACTCTGCGCGAGACCATGGGCGCGGTCATCCTTCTCGGCCTCGAGATCCTTGTCGCCGCTGATCTGGTGAAGACGGTGACGTCGTCGCCGTCGCTGACAGACGCCGCAGTTCTGGGCATGATCGTTCTTATTCGGACCGTGCTGAGCCTGTCGATTCAGATCGAGATCGACGGGGTACTTCCGTGGCGCAAGGCGTTGGTGTCAAGTCCGGAACTCCTGGTACGCGCAGCGCGCGGATCAGGAGGCCGCACGACGCCCGACGCGTCGAGTTCGTAG
- a CDS encoding DUF2252 domain-containing protein translates to MTAVRTEHLTVDERRARGRQARRDTPLAALADLAESDRDPISLLELQAKSRVQDLVPIRYGRMSASRFSFFRGAALVMADDLSRSPDSGLASQLCGDAHLSNFGIYATPERKLAFDINDFDETYPGPFEWDVKRLAASLVIAAKDNGFSGKERKKIVRGCAAEYRETMITQAGLGNLAVWYSHIAPEDGLEALQIDLKKRMLARTQATLDKARRRDSVQAAGKFTEIVDGRRQFISDPPLIVPANELFAGTDLTQIEELLRQRVRSYRSTLQWDRRVLLESFEMTHIARKVVGVGSVGTRAWMILMKGVDDDDPLILQVKEAQPSVLSGYVDGPTFKNEGERVVNGQRLMQATSDIFLGWERGPGLDEGEHDFYIRQLRDGKGSAVIEEMVPQGLELYGRLCARVLAYAHARSSDRIAIAEYLGDGTEFDFAIGEFAAAYAKRNARDHAALLTAIDDGRVSAERGV, encoded by the coding sequence ATGACAGCAGTGCGTACCGAGCATCTCACGGTCGACGAAAGGCGGGCGCGCGGGCGCCAGGCGCGTAGAGATACGCCATTGGCCGCGCTCGCGGATCTGGCAGAGAGTGACCGTGATCCGATATCACTGCTCGAATTGCAGGCGAAGTCGCGGGTACAGGACCTGGTGCCCATCCGATACGGGCGGATGTCGGCATCGCGGTTCTCGTTCTTCCGCGGCGCTGCGCTGGTGATGGCCGACGATTTGTCACGCAGTCCGGATTCGGGTCTTGCCAGCCAACTCTGCGGCGACGCGCACCTGAGCAACTTCGGTATCTATGCGACGCCCGAGCGAAAGCTCGCGTTCGACATCAACGACTTCGACGAAACGTACCCGGGACCGTTCGAATGGGACGTCAAGCGTCTGGCCGCAAGTTTGGTGATCGCCGCAAAGGACAACGGATTTTCGGGCAAGGAGCGAAAGAAGATCGTTCGCGGATGCGCGGCCGAGTATCGGGAAACCATGATCACCCAGGCAGGATTGGGAAATCTTGCAGTCTGGTACTCGCACATCGCACCCGAGGACGGGCTCGAGGCTCTCCAGATCGACCTGAAGAAGCGCATGCTTGCTCGCACACAAGCGACGCTGGACAAGGCTCGTCGCCGCGACAGTGTGCAGGCGGCAGGCAAGTTCACCGAAATCGTCGACGGCCGGCGGCAATTCATCAGTGATCCGCCGCTGATCGTGCCCGCGAACGAGTTGTTCGCAGGGACCGATCTCACGCAGATCGAGGAGTTGCTACGTCAGCGCGTTCGGTCGTATCGGAGCACGCTGCAGTGGGACCGTCGGGTGTTGCTCGAAAGCTTCGAGATGACGCACATTGCGCGGAAGGTTGTCGGTGTCGGGAGCGTCGGAACACGCGCATGGATGATCCTCATGAAAGGCGTCGACGACGACGATCCGTTGATCCTGCAGGTCAAGGAAGCGCAACCCTCGGTATTGTCCGGCTACGTCGATGGTCCGACCTTCAAGAACGAAGGGGAACGCGTCGTCAACGGGCAACGCTTGATGCAAGCGACAAGCGACATCTTTCTCGGCTGGGAACGAGGGCCGGGGCTCGACGAGGGTGAGCACGATTTCTACATTCGTCAACTGCGTGACGGTAAAGGGTCGGCAGTCATCGAAGAGATGGTGCCGCAGGGGCTGGAACTCTACGGGCGCCTGTGCGCCAGGGTCCTTGCCTACGCACACGCTCGCTCGTCCGATCGGATAGCGATCGCCGAATATCTCGGTGACGGAACCGAATTCGATTTCGCGATCGGGGAGTTCGCGGCTGCCTACGCCAAGCGCAATGCACGCGATCATGCCGCTCTGCTGACCGCGATCGACGATGGTCGCGTGTCAGCAGAGCGGGGAGTGTGA